In a single window of the Lepidochelys kempii isolate rLepKem1 chromosome 21, rLepKem1.hap2, whole genome shotgun sequence genome:
- the LRRN2 gene encoding leucine-rich repeat neuronal protein 2 produces MCPVKVFALEGNWSCQLKMRHFQMNLLLICVATATAVPIVPWKVKCPLQCVCQIRPWYTPRSVYREAATVDCNDLLISTVPERLPEGTQTLLLQSNRIARVDQSELDYLKNLTELDLSQNSFSDIWDFSLKNMPQMLSLHLEENQLAELSDNSFSGLANLQELYLNHNQLRRISPRAFSGLSNLLRLHLNSNLLRTVDSRWFQVLPNLEILMIGGNKVDAILDMNFRPLLNLRSLVLAGMNLREISDFALEGLRSLESLSFYDNKLVNVPKRALQQVPGLKFLDLNKNPLQRIRQSDFTNMLHLKELGLNNMEELVSIDKFALINLPELTKLDVTNNPKLSFIHPRAFHHLPQMETLMLNNNALSALHKQTVESLPNLQEISIHSNPIRCDCVIRWVNSTENHIRFIEPQSTLCADPPDLKRRHIRDVPFREMTDRCLPLISTKSFPSHLEVADSENISLHCRALAEPEPEIYWVTPSGVKLIPYLEDSRYKVHPEGTLEIHKITAQEAGLYTCVAHNLIGADTKSVSLMVNSSFPLSVDNLELLVKEVQAYHILVTWKPHLNTVSSNLTWSSFSFSSSLDVTNVARIPAGTHLYNITRLHQGTEYWACLHVAFLNLQSKVACVNARTKEAGYGYRYLESRQSVLTVLALCILLLSAILVGHYGFGSYRPQPGSPGKLLLHCLPWNPGSSSVRVVYPPFVKHWDQGRPGEKLLAVEVQATPLDS; encoded by the coding sequence ATGTGCCCTGTGAAAGTTTTTGCCCTGGAAGGAAATTGGTCTTGCCAGTTGAAAATGAGACACTTTCAAATGAACTTGCTTCTCATCTGTGTGGCAACTGCCACAGCCGTCCCCATAGTGCCCTGGAAGGTGAAATGCCCACTGCAGTGTGTGTGTCAGATCAGACCCTGGTACACACCCAGGTCTGTGTACAGGGAGGCCGCTACCGTGGACTGCAATGACTTGCTCATCTCCACAGTGCCCGAGCGCTTGCCAGAGGGGACACAGACCCTGCTTTTGCAAAGCAACCGCATCGCCAGGGTGGACCAGAGTGAGCTGGACTATCTGAAAAACTTGACAGAGCTCGACCTGTCGCAGAACAGCTTCTCCGACATCTGGGACTTCAGTCTGAAGAACATGCCCCAGATGCTGAGCCTCCACCTTGAAGAGAACCAGCTGGCCGAGTTGTCCGATAACAGCTTCTCTGGCCTGGCCAACCTCCAGGAGCTGTATCTGAACCACAACCAGCTGCGTAGGATTTCCCCACGGGCCTTTTCAGGCCTCAGTAACCTCCTTCGACTCCACCTCAACTCTAATCTCTTGAGGACAGTTGACAGCCGCTGGTTCCAGGTGCTCCCCAACCTGGAGATCCTCATGATTGGAGGCAACAAGGTGGATGCTATTTTGGATATGAACTTCAGGCCTCTGTTAAACCTGAGGAGCTTGGTTCTGGCTGGGATGAACCTGAGGGAGATTTCAGATTTTGCCCTGGAAGGGCTGAGAAGCCTGGAGAGTCTGTCTTTCTACGACAACAAGCTGGTGAATGTTCCCAAGCGGGCACTGCAGCAAGTCCCTGGCCTTAAGTTCCTGGATCTGAACAAAAACCCTTTGCAGAGGATCAGGCAAAGTGACTTCACAAATATGCTACACCTCAAGGAGCTGGGACTTAACAACATGGAGGAGCTGGTTTCCATAGACAAGTTTGCCTTGATCAACCTCCCCGAGCTGACCAAACTGGACGTGACCAACAATCCCAAGCTGTCTTTCATCCACCCCAGAGCTTTCCATCACCTGCCCCAAATGGAGACCCTGATGCTCAACAACAACGCCTTAAGTGCCTTGCATAAGCAGACAGTAGAGTCCCTGCCCAACCTACAGGAGATCAGCATCCACAGCAACCCTATCCGCTGTGACTGCGTCATCCGCTGGGTCAACAGCACTGAGAACCATATCCGCTTCATTGAGCCCCAGTCCACGCTGTGCGCTGAtcccccagacctgaagaggaggCACATCCGGGATGTCCCCTTCCGGGAAATGACTGACCGGTGCCTGCCTCTCATCTCCACCAagagtttcccctcccacttggAGGTGGCAGACAGTGAGAACATCTCACTACATTGTAGGGCCCTGGCGGAACCAGAACCAGAGATCTACTGGGTCACACCGTCTGGGGTCAAGCTGATCCCTTACTTGGAGGACAGCAGGTACAAGGTGCACCCTGAAGGGACACTGGAAATTCACAAGATAACTGCACAGGAGGCCGGGCTCTATACCTGCGTGGCCCATAACCTCATCGGTGCCGACACCAAGAGTGTCAGCCTGATGGTCAACAGCTCCTTCCCTCTCAGCGTGGACAACCTGGAGCTCCTGGTGAAGGAAGTCCAGGCTTACCATATCCTTGTCACCTGGAAGCCCCACCTCAACACGGTCTCCTCCAATCTCACCTGGTCCAGCTTCTCCTTCAGCTCCAGTTTGGATGTGACCAACGTGGCCAGGATCCCTGCGGGCACCCACCTGTATAACATCACCAGGCTCCACCAGGGCACAGAGTACTGGGCCTGCCTTCATGTGGCCTTCCTAAACTTGCAGTCCAAGGTGGCCTGTGTGAATGCCAGGACTAAAGAGGCTGGCTATGGCTACCGGTACCTGGAGAGCAGGCAGAGTGTCTTGAcagtgctggccctctgcatctTACTGCTCTCAGCCATCCTGGTTGGCCACTATGGCTTTGGTTCTTACAGGCCGCAGCCTGGGAGCCCTGGGAAGCTGCTCCTGCACTGCCTGCCATGGAACCCAGGCTCCTCTTCGGTGCGCGTGGTCTACCCTCCTTTCGTCAAACACTGGGATCAAGGGAGGCCTGGGGAGAAGCTCCTAGCCGTGGAGGTGCAAGCAACGCCGCTGGACTCTTGA